Part of the Candidatus Eremiobacteraceae bacterium genome, CCAGGCCCGCCACGACCGCAAGAGCGATGCAGCCTAAGATGACGCCGACGAGCTTTAGGTTTCGAGTGAGGCGGTCTTCGCCGATCACGGTATTCCTCCGGTACGGCGATTCGTCGCAGTCGAGCGATTCCCGGTCAGCGCCCGCACAAAAAGCTACGGGGACCTCGATTGAGGTCCCCGTGATTTAGCGAACCGGCCAGTTTAGGGCTGGGTGAACACCGCCGTGGCGTCGGAAACGGTGGTATCCGCTGTTCCGCCGGCACCGACGATGGTCGGCGCTTGGGCGGTGTTGCCGGGCGGACTCGATTCGAACAACGGATAGTCGGAGCCTATAACAAACGCCTGGAAGCTATCACCGGGTGTCAGCGTGCCCGCCGGCACCACCGCGGAAGTCCCGGTCGCTTCGACAGAGATGTCGGCGCCTGTACTCTCGTCGACAATATAGACTAACGACTCCGTCACGCCAGCCGGGTTCACAATCGTAAACGTGCCGCCACCGCTGCCCGCAGGACCCGGCGCGTATACGGGTATGGTCTCAGCAGGCAGAATTGTCGGTGTTGCACCTAGCGTTGCAGTTGCCGAAAAAGTCGGGTGCCTTCCGTTGACCGCGACGGTGGTGCTAAGAGTGTATGCACCAGCCGTCGGCGCCGGTGGCAAGACATAGAGCGTGCATGTTGAGTCGAGGTACACCAGATAGCCGAGCGCATACCCGATGCCGTTAGCGTTTCCCGGATTGAATGATGGGGGTTCTCCAAATGCCGGTGCGAGGAGTCCGATCGGACCTGGCGCGGCGGGATTGACGATGAACGGATTGATCATCGTGCGAGGATTCTGGCCGTAGCTGAACAGCCCGCAGACAGATGCACTGCCGCCACCTGGTAGGGCGAATGTTGGAACTCCGGGGTTTATAAAGGCCGACTGCCCGAACTGATTCCGAAATGTCGATACGGCATTCAAATACACTCCGGAAACGCTGGTCAGCGTACCGAATGCGTCGTTAAGCGTGCCGACTGCGAGTTGCAGTTTGGCATTCGTTGTGAACTTTGGATTACCAACCGTGTTGTTCGTCGTGCAGCCTGCCATCACTCCGACGCCGACCAGCGCGATCAAACCTGCGCTGATTTTGCGCATCGTTTTGTGTCCTTTCATATTGCGAAATACTTGCCTTTCAGATCGACGGTGTTAAGTCCGGACGGCGTTGCCGCCGTCCGGATATTGCGCTTTTCTAATACTTGATGCTCACGAAAAGCGTATACAGGCGTGCTGGTCCTGTTGGCTCGTTTTCGTATGGATTTGGGCTGCGCGGGAACTGGTATGGCTCGAACAGCGGGAGCACGAGGTTCGTTCCCGACGTCGGGCCGAAACCGCCCAGGCCGTTGTTGCGGTAGCGCGAGTTGCCGCCGACCACGGTGTTGGTGTAGTTGCCGAGCAGATTCGTGCCAACTATACCGACTTGCATGCCCGTCGGCCCGTGGCCGACGTCGTGCGCGACCGTCACGTTGTTGAGGAAGAAGCGCGGCGGGCCTATGAGCGTGCCCGGATCGTTGCCGTCGTCCGTGCCGCGCGATCCTGTGATGTTAGGATGCAGGATCGTTCCCGGGTTGGACGGATCGGTGAAGTAGTACGCGCTCGTGAACTGGTTGGCGCCAAGCGCGATCTCCGCGAGGTCGGTGTTGAGCACTTCAACCGGTTTTTCTCCACCGTTCGGACCGATCGGCTGGAAGATGAACGTCTTCTTGCCGACGCCGTAGCGGTAGCCAGACTCGAACGGCATGAGCGCCGAGAAGTGCCAGCCGTTGCGCGTGTCCATAGCGAGGTTCAGCGTTGCGACGATCGGCGCCACATAGGACACGTGGAAGAAGTGGTTCAGCGCCAACGCGGCGTTGTTCGTGGACGGAAAGAAGTCGCTGTTGTAGTTGGCGAGCGTGTTGTCGTACGTGAAGCTGAATGTTCCCGACAGACCGAATGACGCATTCTTCTGAAGGGCCAGCTCAACGCCCGTGTTTTGGTTGACGCCCGCGTTTTGCTCGCGCGGCGAGCCGAAGATCGACGTTCCATCCGGCAGCGTGAACAGCAGCGGCGTATTTGCCACTACGTAGTCGACGCCTTTACGGTAGTACGGCGTGATCCGCAGCTCGAAGTTGTTCGGGAATTCGTGCGTGAAGCTAAGATCGTAGTTGGTGGCGCGCTGCGGCTTCACCGGCGTGTACTGTGCGAAGAAGTTGCTGTTGTAGTCGCCGATGGCCTGTTGATACAGATTGGTGATGTTGTTGCTCGGGCTCGTCTGACCAGGCACGAGATTGCCCGGTCCGCCCAGGAGCGGTTGGAAGCAGCCGCTGGCGATGTTGCACTGCGCCATCGACGGGCTTATCGCCGACTTCGCTTCCACGTTGGTGAACGGCGTGAACTCGATGTTCTTGCCGTACGAGAAGCGCAGGACGTTGTTGTCGTCCAGCTTATATGACAGTGCGAAGCGCGGGCTGACCTGCTTCGGATGCGTCACGTCGGATGTGATCGCCGGGCCCGGAAGCTGGGTGACGGCGCCCGTGACCGGACTCGTGGTGAACGAGTAGTTGTACCGCGCAGCGTTTGCGGGAATGTCGAGGATCTCTTGGTCGTAACGCACGCCGATGGTGGCTTGGATCTTGTCGCTGGGCGACCAATCGTCTTTGACCCACAGATCACTGCGATGCAGCGGGTCGTTCACGAGCAACGTGAGCGCGGGCATCTTCCCGAGGAATTGCTCATTCGACGGGCACCCGAACGCGATGTTGATCGGGGTGACGTAGCAGAGTTCGTTTCCGAAGATGAACGCCGACTCGCTTGGCAAGCCAAGGTCGTACGCGGACTTGGTGAAGATCGTCTCGGCACCAAAGGCGATTTGGTGTTTGCTCGAAAGCTGGTTTTCGTAATCGAACCCAATGCCCGAGTTCGCACTGTAGTTGTGCTCGAATTCGTCGCCGAATGCGCCGCCATCCCACGGAAGGATGAAGTTGTCGGCTTCGTCGGTGCGGGTGAAGCGCAGCTCGGCGTAGCTGGACGCGGTGAGCGTGCGCCGGAAATTAAGCTTTTGTATGCTGTGCTGGTTGTTTTCGTGGTCGGCGTAATCGGTGAATTGATTCAGCCCGACTTGCCCGGGGAAGAGCTGCGTCGCTGCGACAATGTCGGGGCCGAGCGATGCAAGGACTTCACCGTTGTTCGAGGCGTACGGCGTGGTGGCGGAGTTGATGAGATTGTTCTCGTTGAACAGGCTGGCGCCCGTTTCGCCGAAATACTGAATCTCGTTTGCGTTGTTCTCGCCCCAGCGGTAGAAGAGGTTCATCACGTCCTGGTTGCCAGTTTCGTCGCCGACGGCGCCGACTAAGCGCGGCAAGAACGTGGTGCGGTCACCGTAGACGCGATAGTCTCGGATCGAATTGAACGCCATGAAGTAGCTAAACCGATTGTCCGGCGTGGCGCTTCCCCACTCGCCCGCAAGGCGATGGTCGAAGTTCTGGAAGTTCATTCTTGCGGTGGACTGGCCGGCGCCCGGATAGGCACCGCGCTTGATCACCGAGTTGATGACGCCGGCGTTGGTGTTGCCGTTGCTGACGTCGTAGCCGCCGGTGGAAACCACGATTCGTGAATCGCCCACTAGCGACAAGCTGTTGATGAATTGTCCGGTCAACGGGTCGGTGGCGTCGATGCCTTCCAACTCGTAGCCTTCTTCATTTTCTGCGCCGGCGCGAATCACTGGATATCCCGCGCTGTCGGTGGTAATGCCGGGCAGCGTGTTGAGCACGGCGGTTTCGGAGATATTCTGCGGCGTGCCGGTGATGTTTTGAATGCTCTGGCTGGTGACCGTGTATTGGTTCACCGTGGTCTTTGGCTGCACCAACGACGTGGTGCCGCGGACCGTCTGCTTGCCGAGCGTCTTGACCTCGGTGGTCAACGTGTGGTTGAGTGCAACGGTCTGATCCTGGTTGACCGTGATCCCGAACACCGAAACCGGAGTAAACCCGGTGGCAGTGAATGTGACTGTGTATGTATCGGGTGGCAGACTGGCGAGTGCATAGAAACCGTTCGAGCCGGTGACCGTCTTATTCGAGTATGACGGTGCAACTGCCGAAACTTGGACATTAGCAACCGGACTGCCGGTCGCGCTGGTGACGGTGCCTTGGATGCCGCCTGTTGTTCCTGCCAGAACCCCTGTTCCCTGGCCGAACGCAAGACCGACAAATATGAGCAACGCCAGAAGCGCCCGCGTCATTGACTTGGGCATTCTCTGACTCCTTATCAGCGATTAGCTGCGATTGAAGTTCTAAGGCCGCTCCTCGCTGGAATGGGTGAATACCGCCGAGTTCGCAACTGTGAACACGTGCGGCAACCGTACAATTCGCCTCGCGACCACGCGGTCCTGTGAATGCTACTGGGCTGTCCTGAAAACAAGTAAGCCCTTCGGAGCACCCGGAATCTGTTGCGGGACTGGCACGAATTGAGGGCACGGATTGCCGTCGCAGGAGATCGTGAGGGTGATGCGATTTCCATCACTATCAGTGTACCGGTATAGACCGCTTTCCAGAACGGGCTCCACCTGGCTCACCTCAAACCAATTTACGGGTCCGCCCTCGCCTCCTATAAATGCGGAGGTGCCGGGCATAGCGCCGGTGTGGATCGGGTTGGGGTCTCCATCTCCACCCCCGCCGCCGTGCCACGGCCCTTTCATGAGCTTGGGTACGATCATGAAAGCTACGACAACCGGACCTTTCGGCGGAGGCGACGACCCGGAGACGAGCTCCGCGAGGTCGGTGGGCGCAGACTTCGCCGCGAGATGGATGGAGCTTGATTCGGCAGGCGCTCCTCCCTCAGCCGAGGTCGTGATGTCGAGCAATACGACCCCGTTGCCTCCCGCATTGCGCAGCGATCCGTAGTAGACCGAAACCGGCGTGATTGATTCGGCGCCGACGACGTCGCCGGTAGCACTGACGTCGACTTGTTGCGGGAAAAAGGAGGCGATGCCGGCGGCTGAGAGATCGGCGTGGGTGGTCTGCGGCGCGTTGCCGATCAACGCATAGTCGTAGCGCGTGACGGTTCCCGAGCCGCGATCGAAGCGATACGCGACATAGGTGTCGCTGCCGTC contains:
- a CDS encoding TonB-dependent receptor, producing MPKSMTRALLALLIFVGLAFGQGTGVLAGTTGGIQGTVTSATGSPVANVQVSAVAPSYSNKTVTGSNGFYALASLPPDTYTVTFTATGFTPVSVFGITVNQDQTVALNHTLTTEVKTLGKQTVRGTTSLVQPKTTVNQYTVTSQSIQNITGTPQNISETAVLNTLPGITTDSAGYPVIRAGAENEEGYELEGIDATDPLTGQFINSLSLVGDSRIVVSTGGYDVSNGNTNAGVINSVIKRGAYPGAGQSTARMNFQNFDHRLAGEWGSATPDNRFSYFMAFNSIRDYRVYGDRTTFLPRLVGAVGDETGNQDVMNLFYRWGENNANEIQYFGETGASLFNENNLINSATTPYASNNGEVLASLGPDIVAATQLFPGQVGLNQFTDYADHENNQHSIQKLNFRRTLTASSYAELRFTRTDEADNFILPWDGGAFGDEFEHNYSANSGIGFDYENQLSSKHQIAFGAETIFTKSAYDLGLPSESAFIFGNELCYVTPINIAFGCPSNEQFLGKMPALTLLVNDPLHRSDLWVKDDWSPSDKIQATIGVRYDQEILDIPANAARYNYSFTTSPVTGAVTQLPGPAITSDVTHPKQVSPRFALSYKLDDNNVLRFSYGKNIEFTPFTNVEAKSAISPSMAQCNIASGCFQPLLGGPGNLVPGQTSPSNNITNLYQQAIGDYNSNFFAQYTPVKPQRATNYDLSFTHEFPNNFELRITPYYRKGVDYVVANTPLLFTLPDGTSIFGSPREQNAGVNQNTGVELALQKNASFGLSGTFSFTYDNTLANYNSDFFPSTNNAALALNHFFHVSYVAPIVATLNLAMDTRNGWHFSALMPFESGYRYGVGKKTFIFQPIGPNGGEKPVEVLNTDLAEIALGANQFTSAYYFTDPSNPGTILHPNITGSRGTDDGNDPGTLIGPPRFFLNNVTVAHDVGHGPTGMQVGIVGTNLLGNYTNTVVGGNSRYRNNGLGGFGPTSGTNLVLPLFEPYQFPRSPNPYENEPTGPARLYTLFVSIKY